In Pedobacter heparinus DSM 2366, the following are encoded in one genomic region:
- the ftsY gene encoding signal recognition particle-docking protein FtsY has protein sequence MGLFDFFKKKETAPEAQEALDKGLEKTKEGFFSKITKAVAGKSSIDDDVLDNLEEVLVTSDVGVSTTLKIIERIEQRVAKDKYLSTTELNHLLRDEIQLLLAENNSNDFRQFEYGQHKPYVIMVVGVNGVGKTTTIGKLAHKLKAENLKVVLGAADTFRAAAVEQIKLWGERVGVRVVAQAMGSDPASVAYDTLQSAVANGEDVVIIDTAGRLHNKVGLMNELGKIKNVMQKVIPSAPHEILLVLDGSTGQNAFEQCKQFTEATDVNALAITKLDGTAKGGVVIGISDQFKIPVKYIGVGEGMNDLQLFDKKAFVDSLFN, from the coding sequence ATGGGTTTATTCGATTTTTTCAAGAAAAAAGAAACTGCGCCTGAAGCGCAAGAGGCTCTGGATAAGGGATTAGAAAAAACAAAAGAAGGTTTTTTTAGCAAGATCACAAAGGCAGTTGCAGGCAAATCGAGCATTGATGATGATGTGCTCGACAACCTGGAAGAAGTACTGGTGACCTCGGATGTGGGTGTAAGTACAACATTAAAAATCATTGAACGTATTGAGCAGCGCGTAGCGAAAGACAAGTACTTATCTACCACTGAACTGAATCACCTGCTGCGCGATGAGATCCAGCTGCTGCTGGCAGAGAACAACAGCAATGATTTCCGCCAGTTTGAATACGGACAGCACAAGCCTTATGTAATTATGGTAGTTGGTGTAAATGGTGTAGGTAAAACCACCACCATAGGCAAACTGGCACATAAACTGAAAGCAGAAAACCTTAAAGTTGTTTTAGGCGCTGCCGATACTTTCAGGGCTGCTGCAGTAGAACAAATTAAACTTTGGGGCGAACGGGTTGGTGTACGTGTAGTGGCACAGGCCATGGGGTCTGACCCCGCTTCGGTAGCTTATGATACCCTGCAATCGGCAGTAGCCAATGGCGAGGATGTGGTGATCATTGATACCGCCGGCCGTTTACACAATAAAGTGGGCCTGATGAACGAACTGGGGAAAATTAAAAATGTAATGCAAAAGGTGATCCCTTCTGCCCCACACGAAATACTGCTGGTACTGGATGGGTCGACCGGACAAAATGCCTTTGAGCAATGCAAACAGTTTACTGAAGCTACTGATGTAAATGCGCTGGCCATTACCAAACTGGATGGTACCGCAAAAGGCGGTGTAGTGATTGGGATTTCTGATCAGTTTAAAATTCCGGTAAAATACATAGGCGTAGGCGAAGGCATGAACGACCTGCAATTGTTTGATAAAAAAGCATTTGTTGACAGCCTGTTTAACTAA